One genomic window of Malaciobacter molluscorum LMG 25693 includes the following:
- the rd gene encoding rubredoxin, producing MQKYICVVCDYIYDPAVGDSDGEIEPGTPFEEIPEDWQCPDCGVTKEDFEPFNEE from the coding sequence ATGCAAAAATATATCTGTGTAGTTTGTGATTATATATATGATCCTGCTGTTGGTGATTCAGATGGAGAAATAGAACCTGGAACACCTTTTGAAGAAATTCCAGAAGATTGGCAATGCCCAGATTGTGGAGTAACAAAAGAGGATTTTGAACCTTTCAATGAAGAATAA